One genomic window of Candidatus Poribacteria bacterium includes the following:
- a CDS encoding aldo/keto reductase has product MEYRRLGKSGLKVSEICLGTMTFGHGADETESHKMVDLALDAGVNFFDTANSYADGESEILLGKALKGRRRDAVVATKFFNPMGTGPNDSGMSRVHIMQAIDDSLKRLQMDYVDIYYIHHVDLQTPLEEMLQALDDLVRQGKVRYTACSNYQTWLLSEALWLSDTNGWTQFSCYQPQYSLVVRDIEQELVPLCELKGLGVVVWSPLAGGFLSGKYRPGERTQGGTRSEEGWAYPERYFAENADETLQTLFDVSDELERSPAQVALRWVLEQRAMTSVIVGARHTEHLRDNLGAAGWRLEGEALQKLNEVSHLPDRYPEAMEKNMHERRDSAVNMPSL; this is encoded by the coding sequence GTGGAATATAGAAGATTAGGAAAAAGTGGACTCAAGGTATCTGAAATCTGTTTAGGGACGATGACCTTCGGTCACGGTGCCGATGAAACGGAATCACACAAGATGGTGGATCTGGCTTTGGATGCAGGTGTGAACTTCTTTGATACGGCTAATTCCTATGCGGATGGCGAGTCTGAAATCCTGCTTGGCAAGGCACTCAAGGGACGACGACGCGATGCGGTCGTAGCGACCAAATTTTTCAACCCGATGGGTACCGGTCCCAACGACTCTGGTATGTCTCGCGTCCATATCATGCAAGCGATTGACGATAGCCTTAAACGTCTACAGATGGATTATGTAGACATCTACTATATCCACCACGTTGATTTACAAACCCCATTAGAAGAAATGCTTCAAGCACTCGACGATCTGGTTCGACAAGGAAAAGTACGCTATACGGCGTGCAGTAACTACCAAACATGGCTATTATCCGAGGCGTTATGGCTCAGCGATACGAACGGTTGGACACAGTTCTCCTGCTATCAACCACAGTATAGCCTCGTTGTGCGAGATATAGAGCAAGAACTTGTGCCGCTCTGTGAACTTAAAGGGTTGGGTGTCGTTGTATGGAGTCCGTTAGCGGGTGGATTCCTCTCTGGTAAATACAGACCGGGGGAACGGACGCAAGGTGGAACACGCTCCGAAGAGGGTTGGGCATACCCGGAACGCTATTTTGCTGAGAACGCTGATGAGACGTTGCAAACACTGTTTGATGTCTCTGATGAACTTGAACGGAGTCCTGCGCAAGTTGCGCTCCGGTGGGTGCTTGAACAACGCGCAATGACCTCAGTGATTGTTGGGGCAAGGCATACGGAGCATCTGCGTGATAACCTCGGCGCAGCAGGGTGGCGACTTGAAGGCGAAGCACTTCAAAAACTCAACGAGGTCTCACATCTGCCGGATCGGTACCCGGAAGCGATGGAAAAGAATATGCATGAACGACGGGATAGTGCGGTTAATATGCCGAGTTTGTAG
- a CDS encoding efflux RND transporter periplasmic adaptor subunit, producing MLIRKWKLIAIVGAAVLVAAVAVVVGRMVFATKDEAANADASAVKTAIVERGDIAVTIDATGTIKPLNIVKVSSKASGKILKLNVDAGDYVEQDDIIAIIETTYVQISLEQAEADLRSAQARLQQAEIDLQLQKEQSAIQIRQAEESLLEAKQRLVQLQEEIRLEKIANARGVMDAENSLKIAEIRYKLLTSDEVRDENRRRAQASLDQEKANLELVQAEHKRNKTLYEKELISQAALESSQAQLKSAEARYKSAEENLKLVEKPATEAELELGRADIKKAEFNLALAKERVEAEATRDMDIELQQQRIVQAEESLKLTEANRKQIERKERDLETARSSVKRSETQLELRQIEYNDTVIKAPISGTILEKLVEEGQVITSRLSSLASEEGQTLVTMADLDTVYVVTDVDETDIGKIEIGQPVTITVEAYPDTPFQGEVLKIAPQGQAIQNVTTFEVTSELKNVEATSTRQGTVRGAGRWQGQGGGARPDFANMTEEERERFRAMRQQRQAEGGASERSSPDAQEAPTQATPTEEQPVAQAEETPDDDWGGLFGGFFEEAPIVEAPTQPEPAETEDTKIPFLKPGMNATVQISAVNRMDILTLPTEAVLDMRGRKMVRIIGPDGQPGRPQPVVTGVNSFDKIEIISGLAEGDTVVIGGAGPGGGGGGEDWRRRMMQNPASTMRRMTGGGGRGGR from the coding sequence ATGCTAATAAGAAAATGGAAACTTATTGCAATTGTTGGTGCGGCTGTCCTGGTTGCAGCGGTCGCGGTTGTCGTGGGACGCATGGTATTTGCAACCAAAGACGAAGCAGCCAATGCTGATGCATCAGCAGTTAAAACAGCAATCGTTGAACGGGGGGATATTGCGGTCACAATTGACGCAACGGGGACTATCAAACCGTTGAATATCGTCAAGGTCAGTTCCAAAGCGAGCGGAAAGATTCTAAAACTCAATGTTGATGCCGGTGATTACGTCGAGCAAGATGACATCATCGCGATTATTGAAACCACCTACGTCCAAATTAGCTTGGAGCAGGCTGAAGCGGATTTGCGATCTGCGCAAGCGCGTTTGCAACAGGCAGAAATTGACCTCCAACTCCAGAAAGAACAATCGGCAATCCAGATTCGTCAAGCTGAGGAATCTCTCCTTGAAGCGAAACAACGCCTCGTCCAACTGCAGGAGGAGATTCGGCTTGAAAAGATAGCAAATGCCCGCGGGGTCATGGATGCCGAAAACAGCCTCAAAATCGCTGAGATTCGGTATAAATTGCTGACATCTGATGAAGTGCGGGATGAAAATAGGCGGCGGGCGCAAGCCTCCTTAGATCAAGAAAAAGCAAACTTAGAACTCGTGCAAGCAGAGCATAAACGGAACAAAACACTCTACGAGAAAGAGCTCATTTCACAAGCAGCATTAGAATCCTCACAGGCACAGCTTAAATCGGCAGAGGCGCGATATAAATCCGCTGAGGAAAACCTGAAATTGGTAGAGAAACCCGCCACTGAAGCCGAACTTGAACTCGGGCGCGCGGATATTAAAAAGGCGGAATTCAACCTCGCGCTCGCCAAAGAACGCGTAGAGGCTGAAGCCACACGAGATATGGACATTGAACTTCAGCAGCAACGGATTGTACAGGCTGAAGAGTCTTTGAAACTCACAGAGGCGAATCGAAAACAAATTGAACGGAAAGAACGCGACCTGGAGACTGCACGCTCATCGGTCAAACGGAGTGAAACGCAGCTGGAGCTTCGTCAAATCGAATATAACGATACTGTTATCAAAGCCCCTATTTCTGGAACAATCCTTGAAAAATTGGTTGAAGAGGGACAGGTAATCACTTCACGTCTCTCCTCACTTGCCTCAGAAGAAGGGCAAACGCTTGTCACAATGGCTGACCTCGACACCGTCTATGTTGTGACAGATGTTGACGAAACCGACATCGGTAAGATAGAGATCGGGCAACCTGTAACAATCACAGTCGAAGCCTATCCCGATACGCCGTTCCAAGGGGAAGTCTTGAAAATTGCACCCCAAGGTCAAGCGATCCAGAATGTGACGACGTTTGAAGTGACCTCTGAGTTGAAAAACGTGGAAGCGACAAGCACACGGCAAGGCACGGTAAGAGGTGCTGGCAGATGGCAAGGACAAGGCGGTGGTGCCCGTCCAGACTTCGCAAATATGACTGAGGAGGAGCGGGAACGTTTCCGTGCGATGCGTCAACAACGGCAGGCAGAAGGTGGTGCAAGCGAAAGGTCAAGCCCTGATGCGCAAGAAGCTCCGACACAAGCGACCCCGACGGAGGAACAACCTGTCGCACAAGCAGAAGAGACTCCTGACGATGATTGGGGTGGACTTTTCGGAGGCTTCTTTGAAGAAGCACCTATTGTAGAAGCACCAACGCAACCTGAACCCGCAGAGACCGAAGATACAAAGATACCCTTCCTCAAGCCCGGCATGAACGCCACCGTCCAGATCTCGGCTGTTAACAGAATGGATATTCTCACATTACCAACTGAAGCCGTGCTTGATATGCGAGGCAGGAAAATGGTGAGAATTATCGGACCAGACGGACAACCCGGACGACCACAGCCGGTCGTGACAGGTGTCAACAGTTTTGACAAAATCGAAATCATTTCTGGGCTTGCCGAAGGGGATACCGTTGTAATCGGGGGTGCTGGACCTGGGGGTGGCGGCGGTGGTGAAGATTGGCGGCGACGCATGATGCAGAATCCGGCTTCCACAATGCGCCGAATGACCGGTGGCGGCGGCCGTGGTGGACGATAG
- a CDS encoding ABC transporter permease yields the protein MSILESLTNAFSALLANKLRSMLTMLGVIIGVGAIITTTSIGEGAKADVTERIQTLGANILAVRPGQSRTRGRGSADARKSLTVADMEALEARGQTFGYVTPEVSSRAQVKYLNRNVNTTIVGTSPAYLVTANFTVENGRFFTDSEIRYRERVCVLGKTVVDNLFEGVDPVGKTVKIKNVGFHVAGVMKEKGASGWRNPDDQVFIPYTTAMKRVFGEEYLSSISIQANDDKLLEAAETEVTELLRKQHEIAPNKELDFHIRNQAEFMETLEESNQTFTNLILGIAVVSLVVGGIGIMNIMLVSVTERTKEIGLRKAVGAQRSDILVQFLVESTSLAVIGGVIGIGVGVGGAELVTSFWEWRTLVSPIYGMVSFVVSALVGIFFGAYPAWKASKLHPIDALRHE from the coding sequence ATGAGTATCTTGGAGAGTCTTACAAACGCATTCAGTGCCTTATTGGCGAATAAACTCCGGTCTATGTTAACGATGTTAGGGGTCATCATCGGGGTTGGGGCGATTATAACGACGACTTCAATTGGAGAAGGCGCGAAAGCCGACGTTACAGAACGGATTCAAACGCTCGGTGCGAACATTCTCGCTGTTCGTCCAGGGCAAAGCAGGACCCGCGGACGCGGTTCTGCTGATGCGCGCAAAAGCCTTACTGTCGCAGATATGGAGGCATTAGAAGCGCGCGGACAGACTTTTGGTTATGTTACACCCGAAGTTAGCAGCCGTGCCCAAGTGAAATATCTCAACAGAAATGTGAATACGACCATTGTTGGGACATCTCCGGCGTATCTTGTCACGGCAAACTTTACAGTTGAGAACGGAAGGTTCTTTACAGACAGTGAGATCCGATACCGTGAACGCGTCTGTGTACTTGGCAAAACCGTTGTTGATAACCTCTTTGAAGGTGTGGACCCTGTTGGCAAAACTGTAAAAATTAAGAACGTCGGTTTCCACGTCGCAGGTGTTATGAAGGAAAAAGGGGCAAGCGGTTGGCGAAACCCGGATGACCAAGTTTTCATTCCGTATACAACCGCCATGAAACGTGTTTTCGGAGAGGAGTACCTATCAAGTATTAGCATACAAGCGAATGACGATAAACTTCTCGAAGCGGCAGAAACTGAAGTAACCGAACTCCTCCGAAAGCAACACGAAATTGCCCCAAATAAAGAACTTGACTTTCACATTCGGAATCAAGCAGAATTCATGGAAACACTCGAAGAATCAAACCAAACCTTCACTAATCTGATTTTGGGAATTGCCGTGGTATCTTTAGTTGTTGGTGGTATTGGTATTATGAATATTATGTTAGTTTCTGTGACGGAGCGGACGAAAGAGATTGGGTTACGCAAAGCCGTCGGGGCACAACGCTCCGATATTCTCGTTCAGTTCCTTGTCGAATCTACAAGCCTTGCAGTCATAGGAGGTGTCATTGGGATTGGTGTCGGCGTCGGTGGTGCAGAATTGGTGACATCGTTCTGGGAGTGGCGAACCCTTGTCTCGCCGATATATGGCATGGTCTCCTTTGTTGTCAGCGCGTTGGTAGGCATCTTTTTTGGGGCATATCCAGCGTGGAAGGCATCCAAACTCCATCCGATTGATGCGCTTAGACATGAATAA
- a CDS encoding SDR family NAD(P)-dependent oxidoreductase — translation MGKIAVIAGVGPGLGAALARKFVEEGCDVALLSRSSAYIKNLSTRLGESGRKAIPIPTDVAEAEEVAASFARIREELGDPDILVNHAGNAAWGSFADLTPEAFEGAWRVCTLGGFLCSKQVVPGMLQKGGGNILFTGATSAVRGRAGALAFSSAKYATRGLASALAREVGPQGIHVSHIIIDGVIDTPGVRQRYKLRENEPLLEPDAIADTYWALIQQERSSWTFEVDVRPYNEEFFT, via the coding sequence ATGGGAAAAATAGCAGTTATTGCGGGTGTGGGACCTGGCTTAGGGGCTGCTCTCGCCCGTAAATTTGTAGAGGAAGGCTGCGACGTAGCCCTCCTGTCACGCTCATCCGCCTACATAAAAAACCTCTCTACAAGATTGGGAGAATCCGGTCGTAAAGCCATACCCATCCCAACAGATGTTGCCGAAGCCGAGGAAGTCGCAGCAAGTTTCGCACGCATTCGAGAAGAACTCGGCGATCCGGACATCCTTGTGAATCATGCAGGGAACGCTGCTTGGGGGAGTTTCGCCGATCTCACACCCGAAGCGTTTGAAGGTGCGTGGCGCGTTTGTACGCTCGGTGGATTTCTCTGTTCAAAACAAGTCGTACCGGGGATGCTTCAGAAAGGTGGCGGGAATATACTATTCACGGGTGCGACATCTGCTGTCCGTGGCAGAGCAGGCGCGCTGGCGTTCAGCAGTGCGAAGTATGCCACACGCGGCTTAGCATCGGCACTTGCCCGTGAAGTCGGTCCACAGGGTATCCATGTCTCGCACATCATTATCGACGGTGTTATTGATACACCGGGGGTACGGCAACGCTATAAACTCAGAGAAAACGAGCCGCTCCTTGAACCCGATGCGATCGCGGATACCTATTGGGCTTTGATACAGCAGGAACGGAGTTCGTGGACTTTTGAAGTAGATGTCCGCCCGTATAATGAGGAATTTTTTACTTAA
- a CDS encoding HEAT repeat domain-containing protein — MAEGLLTDAQMRHFIVNGYVTVTTDLPAQFHDAIYEKTMTVFDKEGNPGNNLVPRIPEIQNVLDDPNVEGALTSLLGADYYMQPHRHPHYNPPGSKGQGMHQDGGKRWSHHTRRLLVFYYPQDTPLELGPTGVVPMSHYYSTREGAEISPEQPVVGKAGTVAFANYDLWHRAMPNSSEKRRYMMKFLYTRMSEPQEPTWANKETDWANGSLAGPAEHQKMFQHLWKWHQGIEDADTHETPNGESLSSLISALNSTSESIGLQTAYELPRFGEAAVPALVQCLQDESEMTRRNACYALNAVGTPAVEPLREALKDSCEYVRDNAAEALGDLGIKAEPAVPALVETLDDPSGAVRSRTIEALGTTSQSSSVAVPRIVKALEDESPGVRRNAVFALARIGRDAPGAVEGLQNVLLDENRYVRGDAVHALYRIGTPAAKTVLLHYLETTRWCPLTSKESTF; from the coding sequence ATGGCAGAAGGTCTCTTGACAGATGCGCAGATGCGACACTTTATTGTGAACGGTTACGTCACCGTTACAACCGATCTGCCCGCACAGTTTCACGATGCAATCTATGAGAAGACGATGACCGTCTTTGATAAGGAAGGTAATCCCGGTAATAACCTCGTGCCGCGGATACCTGAAATTCAGAATGTCCTTGACGACCCAAACGTTGAAGGTGCTTTGACAAGCCTGCTTGGCGCGGATTACTACATGCAACCGCATCGCCATCCCCACTATAATCCACCCGGTAGCAAGGGGCAAGGGATGCACCAAGACGGTGGCAAACGCTGGTCGCATCATACACGTAGGTTACTCGTTTTCTATTATCCGCAAGATACTCCGTTAGAACTCGGTCCTACCGGAGTTGTCCCAATGAGTCACTACTATAGCACCCGTGAAGGCGCAGAGATTTCACCTGAACAACCTGTTGTTGGCAAAGCGGGAACAGTCGCCTTCGCAAACTATGACCTCTGGCACCGCGCTATGCCTAATAGTAGCGAAAAGAGGCGCTACATGATGAAGTTTCTCTATACCCGCATGTCGGAGCCGCAGGAACCGACGTGGGCAAATAAGGAGACCGATTGGGCAAACGGCTCTCTTGCAGGACCCGCAGAACATCAGAAAATGTTTCAACACCTCTGGAAATGGCATCAAGGAATTGAGGATGCTGACACGCACGAAACGCCGAACGGTGAGTCGTTATCGAGTTTAATCAGTGCGCTCAACAGCACATCGGAATCAATAGGATTGCAAACAGCTTATGAATTGCCCCGATTTGGAGAGGCGGCGGTGCCTGCGTTGGTGCAGTGTTTGCAAGATGAATCGGAGATGACACGTCGAAACGCTTGTTATGCTCTCAACGCAGTGGGAACCCCAGCAGTTGAACCCTTACGTGAGGCATTGAAGGATTCCTGTGAATACGTGCGTGATAACGCGGCGGAAGCACTCGGCGACTTGGGGATCAAGGCTGAACCCGCGGTGCCTGCGTTAGTCGAAACACTGGACGACCCTTCTGGTGCTGTTCGTTCGCGCACGATTGAGGCGTTGGGAACAACAAGCCAGTCGAGCTCAGTTGCTGTACCTCGGATTGTGAAGGCGTTGGAAGATGAAAGCCCTGGCGTTCGCCGGAATGCGGTTTTCGCCTTGGCGCGAATCGGTAGAGACGCACCCGGCGCGGTTGAAGGATTGCAAAATGTCCTGCTTGATGAGAATCGTTACGTACGTGGGGATGCCGTGCATGCACTTTATCGTATCGGAACACCCGCAGCGAAAACCGTGCTACTCCACTACCTCGAAACGACACGCTGGTGTCCGCTAACCTCAAAAGAGAGCACCTTTTAG
- a CDS encoding aminotransferase class III-fold pyridoxal phosphate-dependent enzyme, with product MGRSFEKSLAWQKRARAALVGGGQPHKQSQPPRPVMIAGAKGAHFWDADGNDYIDYLMGYGPMILGHAYPTVIETVTRHLVERGNVYNFGHTLEVELAEKLVEIIPSADKVGYFVGGSDATTGAIKFARAYTGKEKVIRSGYHGWHDWCSHARGHLPSAAASTLSVDFNDLQGLADLFKAHPDEIACLIMEPSGHDLPKDNFLEEAKKLVNANGALMIFDEVKTGFRYALGGAQEYFGVTPDMSVFGKALANGFATAVVVGKKEIMDEVGDVWVAATFHGEVSLVAAAIATIEELEAKDGVAFMWKQGQKLLDGYREMVARLGIENARIGGIGPMPYFGLNTDSSDERQQRFHQTFYEATLDGGLYLPEGHIWFMSMSHTDEDIEKTLTVSEDALKRAKAA from the coding sequence ATGGGACGAAGTTTTGAAAAATCACTGGCATGGCAGAAGCGCGCCAGAGCTGCACTGGTCGGCGGCGGGCAACCGCATAAGCAGAGCCAACCGCCGAGACCTGTTATGATTGCAGGTGCGAAAGGAGCGCATTTTTGGGATGCCGATGGCAACGACTATATCGACTATCTAATGGGATACGGACCGATGATCCTTGGACACGCCTATCCTACCGTGATTGAGACGGTCACAAGACATCTTGTTGAACGCGGTAACGTTTACAACTTCGGACATACGCTTGAGGTAGAGCTTGCTGAAAAGTTGGTTGAGATTATTCCATCGGCGGACAAGGTTGGCTATTTTGTTGGCGGTTCAGATGCAACGACGGGTGCGATTAAGTTCGCGCGGGCGTATACCGGTAAAGAAAAGGTAATTCGTTCGGGTTATCACGGATGGCACGACTGGTGCAGCCACGCCCGCGGACATTTGCCGAGTGCTGCCGCATCTACACTGAGCGTCGATTTTAACGACCTTCAAGGACTCGCTGACCTTTTTAAAGCGCACCCTGACGAGATCGCGTGTCTGATTATGGAACCCTCTGGGCACGATCTTCCGAAAGATAACTTCCTCGAAGAAGCAAAGAAACTCGTGAATGCTAACGGCGCGTTGATGATCTTTGATGAAGTCAAAACGGGATTCCGCTACGCTTTGGGCGGTGCCCAAGAATACTTCGGTGTTACTCCTGACATGTCCGTTTTTGGAAAAGCACTCGCCAACGGGTTTGCGACTGCTGTCGTCGTCGGTAAAAAGGAAATCATGGACGAGGTCGGCGATGTCTGGGTAGCCGCGACCTTCCACGGAGAGGTCTCCCTCGTTGCCGCCGCAATCGCTACGATAGAAGAACTTGAGGCGAAAGACGGTGTCGCATTCATGTGGAAACAGGGACAGAAACTACTCGATGGCTACAGGGAGATGGTAGCACGCCTCGGCATTGAGAACGCTCGGATCGGTGGTATCGGTCCGATGCCATACTTCGGATTGAACACCGATAGCAGCGATGAACGCCAACAACGTTTCCATCAGACCTTCTACGAAGCGACTTTAGATGGCGGTTTGTACCTACCGGAAGGACATATCTGGTTTATGTCGATGTCGCATACGGATGAAGATATTGAGAAGACGCTTACGGTTTCTGAAGATGCCCTTAAACGCGCCAAGGCTGCATAG
- a CDS encoding phytanoyl-CoA dioxygenase family protein → MAKVIHHSNPFIVDKNLGSALDLENADAQLTATTSDGSPVVAPTQEQKYLFDMRGWLLVPGVLSGDELAEMQEFAHRLRHDPESIPEHERSPLGGPLQRLSDHPNVVGFLNEFVAHPALSSQECYGFRMESCSLFYRTVGDGNFGPHNGNGMLRFPGDSHLYRCIPGKAHSGLTRVVWELNPVKYRQGGTLFITASHKAVYTAPDTIQSPDSPIWDTYECPAGSLLFFTEALTHSTHQWTNAENDRLATFSCYNTVNSKWHDWDPHPKLLAEMPAKRQTLFRPVRAANNLIGERYRH, encoded by the coding sequence ATGGCAAAAGTCATACATCACAGCAACCCCTTCATTGTTGACAAAAACCTCGGATCGGCACTTGACTTAGAGAACGCAGATGCCCAACTCACCGCAACAACTTCTGATGGCAGTCCAGTCGTCGCACCGACGCAGGAACAGAAATATCTTTTTGATATGCGCGGTTGGCTCTTAGTTCCAGGCGTGCTGTCGGGTGATGAACTTGCGGAGATGCAGGAATTTGCCCACCGACTCCGCCATGACCCGGAATCAATCCCAGAACATGAGCGTTCTCCGCTCGGCGGTCCTTTGCAACGTTTATCGGATCACCCAAATGTTGTGGGCTTCCTGAACGAGTTCGTGGCGCATCCTGCGCTATCGAGTCAGGAGTGCTATGGATTCCGGATGGAGTCGTGTAGTCTGTTCTATCGGACTGTTGGTGACGGAAATTTCGGACCGCACAACGGAAACGGAATGCTCCGTTTTCCGGGTGACTCCCATCTCTATCGGTGTATCCCAGGCAAGGCACACAGCGGGTTAACCCGCGTTGTTTGGGAACTGAATCCAGTGAAATACCGACAAGGTGGGACGCTATTTATTACGGCGAGTCATAAGGCAGTCTACACAGCACCGGACACAATCCAGAGTCCAGATTCTCCGATTTGGGATACGTACGAGTGTCCCGCTGGCTCCCTGCTATTTTTCACAGAAGCACTGACGCATAGCACGCATCAATGGACGAATGCAGAAAACGATCGGCTGGCTACTTTCAGTTGCTACAACACAGTGAACAGCAAGTGGCACGACTGGGATCCACATCCTAAATTGTTAGCGGAAATGCCTGCGAAACGCCAGACGCTCTTCCGTCCAGTCCGCGCTGCGAATAATTTGATTGGGGAGAGGTATCGGCATTAA
- a CDS encoding PEGA domain-containing protein — MLKPNTILAAIFISAALVIAVSVPAFSVDSGVHWLIVDATPDARAHELLNTLTELLTTRGQVPSEQIHRLAGDVVTTQEIYALLQEVGQQVQPDATLIFLFHGMVVKHRRPNAMHLLIPGDTQTIQDATLNQWFRESFEGRAVVILDGYSDDTDLNTYYANREILGSAALNVIQLAPQADATRALRVLNDALATDTTDTDENRQISIIETFELFRTDEELPNGVLAPTGDVEAALLKLSPAIKIETFPDGAQISINDVEVGSTPALVTENLQQGTSTVSVKKLGYHIPLPKTAELQLVLGESVRMGWVLQPIAIHGTVVGVEGQPVTGTIVWIGGTTHQQTLEADGAYRFDDWKDSGLLTLGETYTLHAKQGDLSYEALTFTFDGYTDIEHTIQLVKRTWFEIAQIAFDQNDHQGAIIAFQNGIEQTTDFPQMSPELTVLLLSSFADALDKQDVHDVNTLVVTAKLAEQHGQPDLAKRYWQELKAKARKGTPAAELASQRLWELNRARYLFNIGLVVVVVILITSGAWTYYRYRKTRQTVS, encoded by the coding sequence ATGCTGAAACCCAACACTATTCTCGCTGCCATTTTTATCTCTGCAGCACTCGTTATCGCCGTATCCGTGCCAGCGTTTTCGGTTGATTCTGGCGTACACTGGTTGATTGTGGATGCAACCCCGGATGCACGTGCACATGAACTGCTAAATACGCTTACTGAACTCCTGACGACGCGCGGACAGGTGCCGAGTGAGCAGATCCATCGTCTTGCAGGTGATGTTGTTACCACGCAAGAGATTTACGCCTTACTTCAAGAAGTTGGGCAGCAAGTACAGCCGGATGCAACCCTAATCTTTTTATTTCATGGAATGGTTGTCAAACACAGACGCCCGAATGCCATGCATCTGCTAATTCCAGGTGATACGCAAACGATTCAAGATGCAACGCTGAATCAGTGGTTTAGGGAGTCTTTTGAAGGACGCGCCGTTGTTATACTTGATGGGTACTCCGATGATACAGACCTAAACACTTACTATGCCAACCGTGAGATTCTGGGCAGTGCTGCCCTGAACGTGATTCAATTGGCACCCCAAGCAGATGCTACGAGAGCTCTTCGGGTACTCAACGACGCACTTGCTACAGACACAACTGATACGGATGAGAACAGGCAGATCAGTATCATTGAGACCTTTGAATTGTTCCGGACAGATGAGGAACTCCCTAACGGCGTACTCGCACCAACGGGTGATGTTGAGGCAGCGCTTCTCAAACTCAGTCCTGCGATTAAGATTGAGACCTTTCCTGATGGCGCACAAATTTCTATTAACGATGTAGAAGTTGGGAGCACACCGGCACTCGTCACAGAGAATTTGCAGCAGGGCACTTCCACAGTATCGGTTAAGAAGCTTGGTTATCATATCCCTCTCCCCAAAACTGCCGAATTGCAATTGGTGCTCGGGGAGTCCGTCCGCATGGGGTGGGTCCTGCAACCTATTGCTATACACGGGACTGTCGTAGGTGTTGAGGGTCAACCGGTCACTGGGACAATCGTTTGGATTGGTGGAACAACACACCAGCAGACGCTTGAGGCAGATGGTGCTTACCGCTTTGACGATTGGAAGGATTCAGGGTTGCTTACACTCGGTGAAACTTACACGCTTCACGCAAAACAAGGTGATCTGAGTTATGAAGCCCTTACTTTCACGTTTGATGGCTATACCGATATAGAACACACGATTCAACTTGTTAAACGGACGTGGTTTGAAATCGCACAGATTGCCTTTGATCAAAACGACCATCAAGGCGCGATTATCGCGTTTCAGAACGGGATTGAACAGACTACAGATTTCCCACAGATGTCCCCAGAATTAACGGTTTTACTTCTCAGCTCCTTCGCCGATGCGCTCGACAAACAAGATGTTCACGATGTTAATACGCTGGTTGTTACAGCGAAGCTTGCCGAACAACATGGACAGCCAGACCTCGCAAAAAGGTATTGGCAAGAGTTAAAAGCGAAGGCGCGAAAGGGAACTCCGGCTGCGGAACTCGCGAGCCAACGCCTCTGGGAACTCAATCGCGCCCGTTATCTTTTTAATATCGGTCTCGTTGTTGTCGTCGTCATTCTAATCACATCTGGCGCGTGGACATATTACAGATACCGGAAAACGAGGCAGACAGTTTCATAG